One Brassica napus cultivar Da-Ae chromosome C2, Da-Ae, whole genome shotgun sequence DNA window includes the following coding sequences:
- the LOC111203345 gene encoding serine/threonine protein phosphatase 2A 55 kDa regulatory subunit B' delta isoform, with protein MFKQILGKLPKKPSSAKFWDNSESQPPDNNNQGEEVLTQRSSSDGDSVSSVEVLPRLRDVPISEKQELFLKKLRLCCVVFDFVSEPQQNLKEKEIKRQTLLEVVDYVISSGNNGKFPEPVIQEATKMVSANLFSSNTHQQWKKNKTPEGLDLEQEEEGGSLNPSWPHLQIVYEFLLRLVASPNTDAKISKKYIDPTFVLKLLDLFDSEDHREREYLKTILHRIYGRFMVHRPFIRKTMNNILYDFILETGKHSGIAEFLEVLGSIINGFALPLKEEHKLFLTRVLVPLHKLKCLPNYHQQLSYCVIQFVEKDCKLADTVIRGLLKYWPVTNSSKEIMFLNELEEILESTQGTEFERCMVPLSRQIAQCLSSSHFQVAERALYLWNNDHVSSLVRQNSRIILPIVFPALEKNGSSHWNQAVKNLTENVLKVLSDTNPELFEECLRKFQEDQQNAEDNKKKNGETWRQLEEIVASKGHTSMEK; from the exons ATGTTTAAGCAGATACTTGGGAAGCTTCCTAAGAAACCTTCTTCCGCTAAGTTTTGGGATAATAGTGAGTCCCAACCCCCAGATAACAACAACCAAGGTGAAGAAGTTTTAACCCAGAGATCATCATCAGATGGAGATTCTGTTTCTTCTGTTGAGGTGTTGCCAAGGCTGAGAGATGTTCCCATCTCCGAGAAGCAAGAACTGTTCCTCAAGAAGCTTAGACTATGCTGCGTAGTGTTTGACTTCGTCTCCGAGCCTCAGCAAAACCTCAAGGAGAAAGAGATCAAAAGGCAAACACTTCTCGAAGTCGTGGACTACGTCATCTCCTCAGGGAACAATGGAAAGTTCCCCGAACCAGTTATCCAAGAAGCTACAAAGATGGTTTCGGCGAATCTCTTTAGTAGTAACACTCACCAACAATGGAAGAAGAACAAAACTCCAGAAGGATTAGACttggaacaagaagaagaaggagggtCTCTGAACCCTTCTTGGCCTCACTTGCAGATAGTTTACGAGTTCCTTCTACGACTCGTCGCGTCTCCCAACACAGACGCCAAGATATCCAAGAAATACATCGATCCCACCTTCGTCCTCAAGCTCCTGGACCTGTTCGACTCTGAAGACCACAGGGAGAGGGAGTATCTCAAAACCATACTCCACCGGATCTACGGGAGGTTCATGGTTCACCGCCCTTTCATCAGGAAAACGATGAACAACATCTTGTACGACTTCATCTTGGAGACAGGGAAACACTCTGGTATCGCCGAGTTTCTCGAAGTGTTGGGATCAATCATCAACGGGTTTGCGTTGCCTCTCAAGGAAGAACACAAGCTCTTCCTCACTAGAGTGCTGGTTCCTCTGCACAAACTGAAGTGCTTGCCTAACTACCATCAGCAACTTTCTTACTGCGTTATACAGTTTGTTGAGAAAGATTGTAAGCTCGCTGATACCGTTATTAGAGGGCTGTTGAAGTACTGGCCGGTTACTAACAGCTCTAAAGAGATCATGTTCTTGAATGAGTTGGAGGAGATTCTAGAATCGACTCAGGGAACAGAGTTTGAACGGTGTATGGTTCCGCTCTCTCGCCAAATTGCTCAGTGCTTGAGCAGTTCTCACTTTCAG GTAGCGGAACGGGCTTTGTACTTATGGAACAACGATCATGTTAGTAGTTTGGTGAGACAGAACAGTAGAATCATTTTACCAATTGTGTTTCCGGCTCTGGAGAAGAACGGTAGTAGTCATTGGAATCAGGCTGTGAAGAACTTGACTGAGAATGTTCTCAAGGTTTTGTCTGATACGAATCCGGAACTGTTTGAAGAGTGTTTGCGCAAGTTTCAAGAAGATCAGCAGAATGCAGAGgacaacaagaagaagaatggaGAAACATGGAGACAGCTAGAGGAGATTGTTGCTTCCAAAGGACACACATCAATGGAGAAGTAA
- the LOC111203347 gene encoding uncharacterized protein LOC111203347 — MGDSVCLARSFSQPADTSSHEVIPRGVLTESVSFGRFASETLQWAKWSAFTQNRYLEEVERFTKPGSVAEKKAFFEAHFKNRASGNTTKTKKTQEVQKENLVDSEVPLVSEVRRGDVVCSAVKIIHETVCEVPEENLVDSEVTCIEVFSAEMGSVAPSVSVTDAISEKFDSVVVPEDEDLDKENSTSLSKERHPSSSSGSKTNSRSSIPESSFSVALDLPLKKARKEPLSTRKRSTNVSRNQSRSPPQPFHMSINCAPTDNSGKKMHQSGSRSSTKVKDALKADKERSGPSSVHMPLNSATSTRQTTKTAPKRLARRSTTQKTSSSNAGTSAKPKGNEPTVASKGRKRPLSRGAKEDSDVPKCSTRASALGLPKLPPPPPNSRPLDEKRKNITVGSSVSSRIPNNVQRQPSASCENLSTHSRTRAKSFTVSTPFNFRSDERAEKRKEFFKKVEEKKKKEDAVKEQSSCGFKEHQEFKNPQVGGFQAPMISLTSPSVRRNQTPGRENMQKSRESPQKVASVKTTNARNPTTEKYKRCKIHPSLTKKKTQEDSSPNVL; from the exons atgGGAGACTCCGTCTGTCTTGCGAGATCCTTCTCGCAACCTGCAGATACTTCGTCGCACGAG gtgATTCCTCGTGGTGTGCTGACGGAATCAGTATCCTTCGGTAGATTTGCGTCGGAGACGCTACAGTGGGCGAAATGGTCGGCTTTTACTCAGAATCGTTACTTGGAAGAGGTTGAGAGGTTCACGAAACCTGGTTCTGTGGCTGAGAAGAAAGCTTTCTTTGAAGCTCACTTCAAGAACCGAGCGTCCGGGAACACCACAAAGACCAAGAAGACCCAAGAAGTACAGAAAGAGAATCTTGTTGATTCTGAAGTACCACTTGTGAGTGAAGTAAGGCGTGGAGATGTGGTGTGTAGTGCTGTGAAGATTATTCATGAAACTGTGTGTGAAGTACCGGAAGAGAATCTCGTTGATTCAGAGGTAACATGTATAGAGGTGTTTAGTGCTGAGATGGGTTCTGTTGCTCCATCGGTTTCTGTAACCGATGCAATTTCTGAGAAGTTTGATTCTGTGGTTGTTCCTGAAGACGAGGATCTTGACAAG GAAAATTCTACTTCCTTGAGCAAAGAAAGACATCCTAGTTCTTCTTCAGGATCAAAGACCAACAGTAGAAGTTCAATCCCGGAATCCTCCTTTTCTGTAGCACTTGATCTGCCACTTAAGAAAGCCAGGAAAGAGCCACTTTCGACTAGGAAAAGGTCAACTAATGTATCGAGAAACCAAAGCAGATCACCTCCTCAACCCTTTCACATGTCAATCAATTGTGCTCCTACTGATAATTCCGGCAAAAAGATGCACCAGAGCGGTTCTAGAAGCAGTACCAAGGTTAAAGATGCATTGAAAGCAGATAAGGAGAGATCAGGTCCAAGTTCAGTGCACATGCCACTCAACTCTGCTACCTCTACTCGTCAAACGACCAAAACAGCTCCAAAAAGGCTAGCAAGAAGATCCACTACACAGAAAACAAGTTCATCAAATGCTGGAACCAGTGCAAAACCGAAGGGAAACGAACCAACAGTAGCTTCAAAAGGTCGCAAGAGACCATTGTCTAGAGGAGCCAAAGAAGATTCAGATGTTCCAAAATGTTCAACCAGA GCCTCTGCTTTAGGGTTACCAaaacttcctcctcctcctcctaatAGTCGGCCATTAGACGAGAAAAG GAAAAACATAACTGTAGGTAGCTCAGTTTCTAGCAGAATACCAAACAATGTGCAAAGACAGCCTTCTGCCAG CTGCGAGAATCTTTCAACTCATAGCAGAACCAGAGCAAAGTCTTTCACTGTTTCTACTCCCTTCAACTTCAGAAGTGATGAACGGGCTGAAAAGAGGAAAGAG TTCTTCAAGAAggtagaagaaaagaaaaagaaagaagatgctGTCAAAGAGCAATCGTCTTGTGGCTTCAAGGAACATCAAGAATTCAAGAACCCGCAAGTTGGTGGTTTTCAG GCACCAATGATAAGTCTCACTTCACCAAGCGTCCGCAGGAATCAAACTCCAGGAAGAGAGAACATGCAAAAGTCTCGTGAATCTCCCCAGAAAGTTGCCTCAGTGAAGACCACAAACGCCAGAAATCCAACGACGGAGAAGTACAAACGCTGCAAGATTCATCCCTCGCTGACAAAGAAGAAAACTCAAGAAGATTCGTCTCCTAATGTTCTCTAG
- the LOC111203343 gene encoding F-box protein SKIP14-like, protein MALNFSHRHVSEKPMKIADGYLVEGVSEMNGGVFSQSFEKGDSFDYGRNTGGVFSQPWCSGDEKGDCFDYGMSTGGPASGDIVDVLPSDPFGMDMNNTFTAITGWLEDLEFDYSRYGRDEIGDGDHQLFAGLSFIWNNAMRFQEFPESHWFEEGFDGDGSCAGSFVSPTSVDKVMSRVGESSDGGENANVHPALGFCLYHLGVKDLLSVSMVCKSLHTTVCDDSLLWKHIHISQPLNEKINDESLLRLTERAHGTMQCLRLVDCSKITEDCLRKVLERNPQVVKLGVPGCTRISIDGLVSILRDLKSSGKLKVKHLETGGLYGVTKDHYDELLDLLDIGNNVEQTIQKPRYYHRGYTFASCDDVVRALDIEMCRKCQNWRIVYDCPAEDCKGKEECRACSLCVQRCVQCGRCINGVYEETFCLEFLCSGCSKLLKFPLV, encoded by the exons ATGGCGTTGAATTTTTCTCACAGACATGTCTCTGAGAAACCAATGAAGATAGCTGATGGGTATCTTGTTGAGGGAGTTTCTGAGATGAACGGTGGTGTTTTCTCCCAGTCTTTTGAGAAAGGTGACTCCTTTGATTACGGAAGGAACACTGGTGGTGTTTTCTCTCAGCCTTGGTGTTCCGGTGACGAGAAAGGTGATTGCTTTGACTATGGAATGAGCACTGGAGGTCCAGCTTCTGGCGACATTGTTGATGTTCTGCCATCTGATCCGTTTGGGATGGATATGAACAATACTTTCACTGCCATTACTGGGTGGCTTGAGGATTTGGAGTTTGATTATAGCCGATATGGGAGAGATGAGATTGGTGATGGAGACCACCAGCTCTTTGCTGGGTTGAGTTTTATTTGGAACAATGCAATGCGGTTTCAGGAGTTTCCTGAGAGTCACTGGTTTGAAGAGGGTTTTGATGGTGATGGATCTTGTGCTGGTTCATTCGTATCCCCTACTAGTGTGGATAAGGTAATGAGTCGTGTTGGAGAAAGCAGTGATGGAGGCGAGAATGCAAACGTTCATCCAGCGCTTGGTTTTTGTCTTTACCACTTGGGAGTGAAGGATCTTCTTTCAGTCAGTATGGTTTGCAAGTCTCTGCATACCACTGTCTGTGATGACTCGCTACTGTGGAAACACATCCACATCTCTCAACCGTTgaatgagaagatcaatgatgAGTCTCTTCTGCGGTTAACCGAGAGGGCTCATGGCACTATGCAGTGTCTGAGACTCGTAGATTGCTCGAAAATTACAGAGGATTGTCTTAGGAAGGTGTTGGAACGCAATCCACAAGTAGTCAAG CTTGGCGTACCTGGATGCACAAGGATCAGTATCGACGGCCTTGTGAGCATCTTGAGGGACCTGAAGTCTTCGGGGAAGCTTAAAGTGAAACATTTAGAGACTGGTGGCCTCTATGGAGTTACTAAAGATCACTATGATGAGCTGCTTGATTTGTTGGACATAGGCAACAATGTGGAACAGACTATCCAAAAGCCGCGTTATTACCATAGAGGATACACATTCGCCTCCTGCGACGATGTTGTCCGGGCGCTGGATATTGAGATGTGTCGGAAATGTCAGAACTGGAGGATTGTCTATGACTGTCCAGCGGAAGATTGTAAAGGGAAGGAGGAGTGTCGTGCTTGTTCTCTTTGCGTACAGAGGTGTGTTCAGTGCGGTCGGTGCATCAATGGCGTATACGAGGAGACGTTTTGTTTGGAGTTTTTGTGCTCTGGTTGCTCGAAGCTCCTTAAGTTCCCTCTCGTGTGA
- the LOC125574853 gene encoding ultraviolet-B receptor UVR8-like, whose translation MDATTSGTQSLHCHNLPEQPVSSAASPPVTPFQRQKRQCFGDSTPGEFPLAANPSIVLHVLTECRLDPRDLANLEATCSFFSQPAHFAPDCSLSLPELAALDMCNKRMIFKPMSEQEREEMKRRCGGSWKLVLRYLLAGEACCRREQSQAIAGPGHSIAVTSKGQVYTFGHNNSGQLGHGHTDEEARILPVRSMLGIRIIQAAAGAGRTMLISDNGSVYACGKDLFGEAEYGGQGGSRQVTTPQLVTSLKNIFVVQAAIGNFFTAVLSREGKVYTFSWGNDGRLGHQTEANDVEPRPLLGPLENVPVVQIAAGYCYLLALACQPNGMSVYSVGCGLGGKLGHGSKTDEKYPRVIKQFQLLNFQPRVVAAGAWHAAVVGQDGRVCTWGWGRYGCLGHGNEEGESVPKVVEGLSHVKAVHVATGDYTTFVVSEDGDVYSFGCGESASLGHHTAVFEQRDRQANVLSPAVVTSLKQVKERVVQISLTNSIYWNAHTFALTESGKVFAFGAGDKGQLGAELGRDQTERCAPERVNIDLS comes from the exons ATGGATGCTACAACTAGTGGAACTCAATCTTTACATTGTCATAACTTACCGGAGCAACCAGTTTCCTCTGCTGCTTCTCCTCCCGTGACTCCATTTCAGAGGCAGAAACGCCAATGCTTTGGAGACTCAACTCCTGGAGAGTTTCCTTTAGCAGCTAACCCTTCCATTGTCCTTCATGTTCTCACTGAATGTAGATTGGATCCTCGTGACCTCGCAAATCTTGAG GCAACATGCTCCTTCTTTAGCCAGCCAGCACACTTTGCACCGGACTGTAGCTTATCCTTACCTGAGCTCGCTGCTCTCGACATGTGTAATAAAAGGATGATTTTCAAACCGATGAGTGAACAAGAACGTGAAGAAATGAAACGTAGATGCGGAGGTTCATGGAAACTAGTCCTTAGGTATTTGCTGGCTGGTGAAGCGTGTTGTCGAAGAGAGCAATCTCAAGCCATTGCTGGTCCTGGTCACAGCATTGCCGTCACATCAAAGGGACAAGTCTATACCTTTGGTCACAATAACTCTGGTCAGCTAGGACATGGCCATACCGATGAAGAAGCTCGTATACTGCCCGTCAG GTCAATGTTGGGAATCAGAATTATCCAAGCAGCAGCTGGTGCTGGTCGGACAATGCTGATAAGCGACAATGGGAGTGTTTACGcgtgtgggaaagatttgtttgGTGAAGCAGAGTATGGAGGGCAAGGAGGGTCTAGACAGGTTACAACTCCTCAGCTTGTGACATCTTTAAAGAACATATTTGTTGTGCAAGCGGCGATAGGGAACTTCTTTACTGCTGTTCTGTCGCGAGAAGGGAAGGTTTATACATTCTCTTGGGGCAACGATGGTAGACTTGGTCATCAAACCGAGGCTAATGATGTCGAGCCACGTCCTTTGTTAGGACCGTTAGAGAATGTACCCGTTGTGCAGATTGCTGCTGGTTATTGCTACCTTCTTGCCTTGGCTTGTCAACCAAATGGCAT GTCGGTTTATTCGGTTGGTTGCGGTTTGGGAGGCAAACTTGGTCACGGGTCAAAAACCGATGAGAAGTATCCTCGGGTTATCAAGCAGTTTCAGCTACTGAACTTTCAACCTAGGGTAGTTGCAGCGGGTGCTTGGCATGCCGCGGTTGTAGGTCAAGATGGAAGAGTGTGTACTTGGGGTTGGGGAAGATACGGTTGCTTAGGACACGGTAACGAGGAGGGTGAGTCAGTTCCTAAGGTCGTTGAAGGGCTAAGCCATGTCAAGGCGGTTCATGTAGCAACAGGAGACTACACTACTTTTGTGGTCTCGGAAGATGGTGATGTTTACTCTTTTGGTTGTGGTGAATCTGCTAGTCTGGGTCACCATACAGCCGTTTTTGAACAG CGTGATCGGCAAGCTAATGTGTTGAGTCCAGCGGTAGTAACATCGCTGAAACAAGTGAAAGAGCGGGTGGTTCAGATTAGTTTAACGAACTCGATATACTGGAACGCACATACGTTTGCTCTCACGGAATCAGGGAAGGTATTTGCGTTTGGTGCGGGAGATAAGGGTCAGCTTGGAGCAGAGCTTGGTCGTGACCAAACAGAGAGGTGTGCACCTGAAAGAGTAAATATCGATCTCAGTTAG
- the LOC111203344 gene encoding serine/threonine protein phosphatase 2A 59 kDa regulatory subunit B' eta isoform-like, giving the protein MWKQILSKLPNKKSSKNEHHHRGREHGGHSSSSSSSHASTSKSSDNGVGKTKHSQTKERSTASSDVNPKSSANNNNNNNGVFTPYEALPSFKDVPNTEKQTLFIKKLNLCRVVFDFTDPTKNIKEKDIKRQTLLELVDYVNSANGKFSEGSVQEVVRMVSANIFRTLNPQPRENKVIDALDLEEEEPSMDLAWPHLQLVYELFLRFVASPETDTKLAKRYIDQSFVLRLLDLFDSEDPRERDCLKTILHRIYGKFMVHRPFIRKSINHIFYRFVFETEKHNGIAEFLEILGSIINGFALPLKEEHKVFLVRVLIPLHKPKCLQMYHQQLSYCITQFVEKDCKLADTVIRGLLKYWPVTNSSKEVMFLNELEEVLEATQPPEFQRCMVPLFRRIARCLNSLHFQVAERALFLWNNNHIENLIMQSRKVILPIIFPALERNAQKHWNQAVHSLTLNVRKIFQDLDPEWFKECLAKFKEDESKEGETKAKREATWKRLEEAGMRKGK; this is encoded by the exons ATGTGGAAACAGATTCTAAGTAAGCTCCCAAACAAAAAGTCTTCAAAGAACGAACACCATCACCGTGGACGTGAGCACGGTGGccattcttcttcatcatcatcatctcatgcTTCTACTTCCAAAAGCAGTGACAATGGCGTCGGGAAAACAAAGCATTCACAGACAAAAGAGAGATCCACTGCTTCTTCTGATGTGAATCCAAAGAGCAGtgctaacaacaacaacaacaacaacggaGTCTTCACTCCTTATGAAGCATTACCAAGTTTCAAAGACGTCCCCAACACCGAAAAACAAACCCTTTTCATAAAGAAGCTAAACCTATGCCGTGTAGTCTTTGACTTCACAGATCCCACAAAGAACATCAAGGAGAAAGACATCAAGAGACAGACACTCCTCGAGCTTGTGGACTACGTCAACTCCGCCAACGGAAAGTTCAGCGAAGGGAGCGTTCAAGAAGTCGTCCGAATGGTCTCTGCCAACATATTCAGAACGCTGAACCCTCAGCCGCGCGAGAACAAAGTCATCGACGCATTAGACCTCGAGGAGGAAGAGCCTTCCATGGACCTCGCCTGGCCTCACTTGCAGCTAGTGTACGAGCTTTTCTTGAGGTTCGTCGCTTCACCCGAGACAGACACCAAGCTCGCCAAGCGTTACATAGACCAATCCTTCGTCCTCCGGTTACTAGACCTATTCGACTCCGAGGATCCTAGAGAGAGGGACTGCTTAAAAACAATCCTCCACCGGATCTACGGTAAATTCATGGTCCACCGTCCTTTCATCAGGAAGTCCATAAACCACATCTTCTACAGGTTTGTATTCGAGACGGAGAAACACAACGGGATCGCTGAGTTTCTCGAGATCTTGGGAAGTATCATCAACGGATTCGCTCTTCCGTTGAAAGAAGAGCACAAAGTGTTTCTGGTTCGGGTTTTGATACCTCTCCACAAACCCAAATGCTTGCAGATGTATCACCAGCAGTTGTCTTATTGCATCACGCAGTTTGTGGAAAAGGATTGCAAACTCGCTGATACGGTTATAAGAGGGTTGCTGAAGTACTGGCCCGTGACGAATAGTTCTAAAGAGGTTATGTTTTTGAATGAGTTGGAGGAAGTGCTGGAAGCAACTCAGCCACCGGAGTTCCAGCGGTGCATGGTGCCGCTGTTTCGCCGGATTGCTCGGTGTTTGAACAGTCTGCATTTTCAG GTTGCAGAGAGAGCTTTATTCTTATGGAACAACAATCACATAGAGAATCTGATAATGCAGAGCCGCAAAGTCATTCTCCCAATCATATTCCCTGCGTTGGAGAGAAACGCACAGAAACACTGGAACCAAGCTGTTCACAGCTTGACACTAAACGTGAGAAAGATATTCCAAGACCTTGACCCTGAGTGGTTCAAGGAATGCCTTGCTAAGTTCAAAGAAGATGAATCAAAGGAAGGTGAGACCAAGGCCAAACGTGAAGCCACTTGGAAACGGTTGGAAGAAGCTGGGATGCGAAAGGGTAAATGA
- the LOC111203342 gene encoding trihelix transcription factor GT-4-like — translation MFVSSEKPRSPIDFYKDDDDNNNPSSPTSRDINMMIDGDLQPPPHHQHQHQILLGDNSSSEDHEINNKAPKKRAETWVQDETRILIALRREMDGLFNTSKSNKHLWEEISSKMREKGFDRSPAMCTDKWRNLLKEFKKAAKDQQVSGKMSHYKEIEDLLRERSKKVATSYKSVTAPSKVDSFMQFTDKGFEDTGISFASVEANGRPTLNLERQLDHDGHPLAIASADVDTANGVPPWNWREPAGNGSDGQPFVGKIITVKYGDYTRRVGIDGTAEAIKEAIRSAFRFRTRRAFWLEDEEQVVRSLDRDMPLGNYTLHVDEGIAVRVCHYDESDPLPVHQEEKVFYTEEDYREFLGRRGWTCLREFDGGFRNIESMVRNVDSMDDLQPGVLYRGMR, via the exons ATGTTCGTCTCCTCCGAAAAACCTCGTTCTCCGATCGATTTCTACAAAGACGACGACGACAACAACAACCCATCATCTCCAACCTCACGAGACATAAACATGATGATCGACGGAGATCTCCAACCCCCTCCACATCACCAACACCAACACCAAATCCTCCTCGGAGACAACAGCAGCAGCGAGGACCACGAGATCAACAACAAGGCCCCAAAGAAGCGAGCTGAGACGTGGGTACAAGACGAAACCCGAATCCTGATCGCGCTGCGGAGAGAAATGGACGGCCTTTTCAACACCTCCAAGTCCAACAAGCATCTCTGGGAAGAGATTTCGAGCAAGATGAGGGAGAAAGGGTTCGATCGGTCTCCGGCTATGTGTACGGACAAGTGGAGGAACTTGTTGAAAGAGTTCAAGAAGGCGGCTAAGGATCAACAAGTGAGTGGGAAGATGTCGCATTACAAGGAGATCGAAGATTTGCTTAGAGAAAGGAGTAAGAAAGTGGCGACGTCTTATAAGAGTGTTACTGCTCCGTCTAAAGTTGATTCCTTTATGCAGTTTACTGATAAAG GTTTTGAAGATACAGGCATTTCCTTTGCATCTGTTGAAG CTAATGGTAGGCCAACGCTAAATCTTGAAAGGCAGCTTGATCATGACGGGCATCCTCTCGCCATTGCTTCTGCTGATGTCGACACAGCAAATGGAGTTCCTCCCTGGAATTGGAGGGAACCCGCTGGAAATG GCAGTGATGGTCAGCCGTTTGTGGGGAAGATCATAACGGTGAAGTATGGAGACTATACAAGAAGAGTTGGGATCGATGGTACAGCTGAAGCCATTAAGGAAGCTATCAGATCTGCGTTTAGATTCAGAACAAGACGAGCTTTTTGGCTAGAGGATGAAGAACAGGTTGTACGTTCTCTTGACAGGGACATGCCTCTAGGGAACTATACACTCCATGTCGATGAAG GAATAGCTGTTAGAGTGTGTCACTATGATGAGTCTGATCCGTTACCAGTTCATCAAGAGGAGAAGGTGTTTTACACGGAAGAGGATTACAGAGAGTTCTTGGGTCGAAGAGGATGGACGTGTTTGAGAGAGTTTGATGGAGGGTTTAGGAACATAGAGAGTATGGTTCGGAATGTAGATAGTATGGATGATCTTCAACCTGGTGTCTTGTACCGTGGAATGAGATGA